A section of the Glandiceps talaboti chromosome 8, keGlaTala1.1, whole genome shotgun sequence genome encodes:
- the LOC144438637 gene encoding leucine-rich melanocyte differentiation-associated protein-like, producing the protein MGERQRLSLAFQELTEFPVKYLGDQAETLEELDISHNLFTEVRFLENFVNLNTLILDNNNIKSHTKFPPLSSLTCLWLNQNKISNLTIFIDMLSRSFPNLRYLCMMNNPAAPSYFNGGSYQQYREYRQYVISQLPNLEVLDDNKIEPDERKEAERIFRQLPVQSGSENSARKKRSKKKRKPAVPYSLDST; encoded by the exons ATGGGAGAAAGGCAGAGACTGTCGCTTGCTTTTCAGGAGCTGACGGAATTTCCAGTCAAATATCTCGGAGACCAGGCCGAGACTTTGGAAGAATTAGACATAAGTCATAACCTGTTTAC TGAGGTCCGATTTCTGGAGAACTTTGTGAATCTGAACACTCTGATTCTGGACAATAATAACATTAAGTCTCACACCAAGTTTCCACCATTGTCAAGTCTAACATGTCTGTGGCTGAATCAGAATAAGATTTCAAACTTGACCATCTTCATTGATATGCTGTCAAGGTCATTTCCAAATTTACGCTATCTCTGTATGATGAACAATCCTGCAGCACCAAGCTACTTCAATGGTGGATCGTATCAACAATATAGAGAATACAG ACAATATGTTATAAGTCAGTTACCAAACTTAGAAGTACTAGATGACAATAAAATAGAGCCTGATGAAAGAAAAGAGGCAGAGAGAATTTTCCGACAGCTTCCAGTCCAGAGTGGTAGTGAAAATTCAGCAAGGAAGAAG AGATCAAAAAAGAAGAGAAAGCCTGCAGTGCCTTATAGTCTTGatagtacatga
- the LOC144438440 gene encoding TBC1 domain family member 15-like isoform X2, with amino-acid sequence MATVSQVPLTRTCSWDDTFEQVDYSDPWSVETVDDNIVRSDPLDREQFNKLFDTDGRLVEEHSFRAAVFKGGISPEVRRDAWKFLFGLYPFSSTASEREILALEYHCRYQALKTRWKGLLAQVKPPADDDENPLKPSYLEGIGDDGGGEGENEEDSIHNITVSGDDRLSERVKQQKQFADIQAQVYAGRQTHDINLLLRAIRVIDKDVPRTDRDHEYFVGDKNPKLQVLRDILVTFSAFHPDVGYAQGMNDILSRFLVVLDSEMEAYWCFVKYMDDVYSDFLESGMLRKIKLLQDLLQELDSVLYKHLEGCHVSDLLFAHRWLMLSFKREFPFDDALLVFEVINSHYMELHSVLAERERDLERARDFQRAGGKIRVNEVRTNMDFTFDLFICIAFLINMRQVILHCEDTAEVFLTVNGAFCSSSLDEVLCRAESVFLTYCRKSALDSFQLIDYPAPS; translated from the exons ATGGCGACCGTATCGCAAGTACCTCTGACACGAACATGCAGTTGGGACGACACTTTTGAACAG GTCGATTACAGTGATCCATGGTCAGTGGAAACAGTTGATGACAATATTGTCAGAAGCGATCCACTCGACAGAGAAcaattcaataaattatttgatacCGATGGGAGACTTGTGGAAGAACATTCATTTCGGGCAGCAGTTTTCAAGG GTGGTATATCACCGGAAGTACGTAGAGATGCATGGAAATTCCTTTTTGGACTTTATCCATTTTCATCCACAGCCAG TGAAAGGGAAATTCTTGCCTTAGAATACCATTGCCGATACCAAGCATTGAAGACAAGATGGAAAGGTTTACTAGCACAGGTGAAACCACCAGCTGATGACGATGAAAATCCCTTAAAACCAAGCTATCTAGAAGGAATTGGAGATGATGGAG GAGGTGAAGGTGAGAATGAGGAAGATTCCATCCATAATATCACAGTCAGTGGTGATGATAGACTCAGTGAAAGAgtgaaacaacaaaaacagtttGCAGACATACAAGCACAG GTATATGCTGGACGTCAAACTCATGACATAAATCTACTTCTCAGAGCAATAAGGGTTATAGACAAAGATGTACCCAGGACAGATAGAGatcatgaatattttgt AGGAGACAAGAATCCAAAATTACAAGTACTCAGAGATATACTTGTAACCTTTTCTGCATTTCATCCAG ATGTTGGATATGCTCAGGGAATGAATGATATACTAAGTAGGTTTCTGGTTGTTCTGGACTCAGAAATGGAGGCTTATTGGTGTTTTGTTAAATACATGGATGATGTGTATTCAGACTTCCTGGAGTCAGGAATGCTTAGGAAAATAA AACTTTTACAAGATCTTTTACAAGAGTTAGACAGTGTATTGTACAAACACTTAGAAGGCTGTCATGTGTCTGATCTCCTGTTTGCACACAG GTGGTTGATGTTATCATTCAAACGAGAGTTTCCGTTTGATGATGCATTGTTAGTTTTTGAAGTCATCAATTCACACTATATGGAGCTGCACTCAGTACTTGCAGAGAGAGAAAGGGATTTAGAGCGAGCTCGAGATTTTCAAAGAGCAG GTGGCAAAATAAGGGTTAATGAAGTCAGGACCAACATGGATTTCACCTTTGATCTGTTTATATGTATAGCATTCTTAATTAATATGAGACAAGTCATTCTACACTGTGAAGACACGGCAGAAGTTTTCCTCACTGTCAACGG GGCATTCTGTAGTTCATCGTTGGATGAAGTGTTATGCCGAGCAGAAAGTGTGTTTTTGACATACTGTCGGAAATCAGCATTAGACAGTTTCCAACTCATAGACTACCCAGCTCCATCATGA
- the LOC144438440 gene encoding TBC1 domain family member 15-like isoform X1, with protein MATVSQVPLTRTCSWDDTFEQVDYSDPWSVETVDDNIVRSDPLDREQFNKLFDTDGRLVEEHSFRAAVFKGGISPEVRRDAWKFLFGLYPFSSTASEREILALEYHCRYQALKTRWKGLLAQVKPPADDDENPLKPSYLEGIGDDGGGEGENEEDSIHNITVSGDDRLSERVKQQKQFADIQAQVYAGRQTHDINLLLRAIRVIDKDVPRTDRDHEYFVGDKNPKLQVLRDILVTFSAFHPDVGYAQGMNDILSRFLVVLDSEMEAYWCFVKYMDDVYSDFLESGMLRKIKLLQDLLQELDSVLYKHLEGCHVSDLLFAHRWLMLSFKREFPFDDALLVFEVINSHYMELHSVLAERERDLERARDFQRAEGGKIRVNEVRTNMDFTFDLFICIAFLINMRQVILHCEDTAEVFLTVNGAFCSSSLDEVLCRAESVFLTYCRKSALDSFQLIDYPAPS; from the exons ATGGCGACCGTATCGCAAGTACCTCTGACACGAACATGCAGTTGGGACGACACTTTTGAACAG GTCGATTACAGTGATCCATGGTCAGTGGAAACAGTTGATGACAATATTGTCAGAAGCGATCCACTCGACAGAGAAcaattcaataaattatttgatacCGATGGGAGACTTGTGGAAGAACATTCATTTCGGGCAGCAGTTTTCAAGG GTGGTATATCACCGGAAGTACGTAGAGATGCATGGAAATTCCTTTTTGGACTTTATCCATTTTCATCCACAGCCAG TGAAAGGGAAATTCTTGCCTTAGAATACCATTGCCGATACCAAGCATTGAAGACAAGATGGAAAGGTTTACTAGCACAGGTGAAACCACCAGCTGATGACGATGAAAATCCCTTAAAACCAAGCTATCTAGAAGGAATTGGAGATGATGGAG GAGGTGAAGGTGAGAATGAGGAAGATTCCATCCATAATATCACAGTCAGTGGTGATGATAGACTCAGTGAAAGAgtgaaacaacaaaaacagtttGCAGACATACAAGCACAG GTATATGCTGGACGTCAAACTCATGACATAAATCTACTTCTCAGAGCAATAAGGGTTATAGACAAAGATGTACCCAGGACAGATAGAGatcatgaatattttgt AGGAGACAAGAATCCAAAATTACAAGTACTCAGAGATATACTTGTAACCTTTTCTGCATTTCATCCAG ATGTTGGATATGCTCAGGGAATGAATGATATACTAAGTAGGTTTCTGGTTGTTCTGGACTCAGAAATGGAGGCTTATTGGTGTTTTGTTAAATACATGGATGATGTGTATTCAGACTTCCTGGAGTCAGGAATGCTTAGGAAAATAA AACTTTTACAAGATCTTTTACAAGAGTTAGACAGTGTATTGTACAAACACTTAGAAGGCTGTCATGTGTCTGATCTCCTGTTTGCACACAG GTGGTTGATGTTATCATTCAAACGAGAGTTTCCGTTTGATGATGCATTGTTAGTTTTTGAAGTCATCAATTCACACTATATGGAGCTGCACTCAGTACTTGCAGAGAGAGAAAGGGATTTAGAGCGAGCTCGAGATTTTCAAAGAGCAG AAGGTGGCAAAATAAGGGTTAATGAAGTCAGGACCAACATGGATTTCACCTTTGATCTGTTTATATGTATAGCATTCTTAATTAATATGAGACAAGTCATTCTACACTGTGAAGACACGGCAGAAGTTTTCCTCACTGTCAACGG GGCATTCTGTAGTTCATCGTTGGATGAAGTGTTATGCCGAGCAGAAAGTGTGTTTTTGACATACTGTCGGAAATCAGCATTAGACAGTTTCCAACTCATAGACTACCCAGCTCCATCATGA
- the LOC144438441 gene encoding cytochrome c oxidase assembly factor 5-like, with protein MPKYWDDRPELEDKTPCAGVREDLKNCLLASDCVRKDGKTPKECLRLGEIDQECKALHFAFFECKRSLLDNRQRFRGRKGY; from the exons ATGCCGAAATATTGGGACGATAGACCAGAATTGGAAGATAAAACACCGTGTGCCGGAGTTCGAGAAGATCTCAAGAACTGTCTGCTTGCCAGTGATTGTGTTAGAAAG GATGGTAAAACTCCAAAAGAATGTCTACGTCTAGGTGAAATTGACCAGGAGTGTAAAGCTTTACATTTTGCCTTCTTTGAATGCAAGAGATCTTTG CTTGACAACAGACAAAGGTTCAGAGGTCGTAAAGGATATTGA
- the LOC144438448 gene encoding protein unc-50 homolog A-like, translated as MLTSSVLLHKVETSPPPSPTGLNNPRLQARHTAGAKRHKYLRRIFKFQQMDFEFALWQMLYLFISPQKVYRNFQYRKQTKDQWARDDPAFLVLLSVCLCVSSIGFAIVLKLHVLAFFKFLLWVIFVDCIGVGLFVASALWFVTNKYLRSPSSASPQDVEWGYAFDVHLNAFFPLLMILHFLQLFFLKPVIAHDWFVSYFLGNSLWLIAVSYYIYITFLGYSALPFLKKTVVLLYPAMIACIIIYIVSLIMSWNWSKGLMDFYAYRVL; from the exons ATGTTGACAAGTTCAGTTTTGCTCCACAAAGTGGAGACATCCCCTCCACCTAGTCCAACTGGACTGAATAATCCACGACTCCAGGCCAGACACACGGCAGGTGCCAAGCGACACAAGTACCTGAGAAGAATATTCAAGTTTCAACAAATGGATTTTGAATTTGCTCTCTGGCagatgttgtatttatttatttcacctCAAAAAGT GTACAGAAATTTCCAATACAGAAAAC AAACAAAAGATCAGTGGGCCCGTGATGATCCAGCTTTTCTTGTTCTGCTTAGTGTCTGTCTTTGTG tGTCATCAATTGGTTTTGCTATTGTCCTGAAACTTCATGTGTTGGCATTTTTCAAGTTCTTGCTATGGGTGATATTTGTTGACTGTATTGGAGTTGGTCTCTTTGTGGCCAGTGCTCTTTG GTTTGTAACTAACAAGTATCTGAGGAGTCCAAGCAGTGCTTCCCCACAGGACGTGGAATGGGGTTATGCTTTTGATGTTCATCTCAATGCATTCTTTCCACTGCTTATGATACTGCATTTCTTACAACTTTTCTTCCTGAAAC CTGTCATTGCCCATGATTGGTTTGTTTCCTATTTCCTTGGTAACAGTCTTtggctcattgctgttagttaCTACATTTACATCACATTCCTTGGCTACAGTG CATTACCTTTCTTGAAGAAAACAGTTGTATTACTATACCCAGCAATGATAGCGTGTATAATCATCTATATCGTATCTCTGATAATGAGTTGGAATTGGAGCAAAGGACTAATGGACTTCTATGCATACAGGGTTCTGTAG
- the LOC144438449 gene encoding short coiled-coil protein B-like: protein MSSGNEQMYTVSLSDEADQEGNNTMRQSSSMGSSQFASTPSSTCSDDKLTDDEAEEKARLICQVLELQNTLDDLSARVDAVKEENLKLKSENQVLGQYIENLMSASSVFQTTSPKSKKK, encoded by the exons ATGAGTAGTGGAAATGAACAAATGTATACTGTGTCTCTCTCAGACGAGGCTGATCAAG AGGGTAACAACACCATGAGGCAGAGTTCCAGCATGGGTAGTAGTCAGTTTGCCAGTACAcctagtagtacatgtagtgatgATAAACTAACAGATGATGAAGCAGAGGAGAAGGCAAGACTCATCTGTCAAGTGTTGGAGCTACAAAACACTCTGGATG ATTTATCTGCCCGTGTTGATGCAGTCAAAGAAGAAAATCTCAAACTGAAATCTGAGAACCAGGTGCTTGGACAGTACATAGAGAATCTGATGTCAGCATCAAGTGTGTTCCAAACTACATCACCTAAGAGCAAGAAAAAATAG
- the LOC144439208 gene encoding uncharacterized protein Rv2102-like, translated as MSFFIQPQPKAERMVQTTYGKTAWGKAFLDALGRMDSNARLGRGKSYANTGKVLNISITGSQVIAKVQGQMQYQVIVLFKDFSQDKKETVYSLIEQNPLLYGHIINGELPHELIGLLEKAKVHLFPHRWSDMQARCSCPDYGNPCKHMAAVYFLITSEIDKNPFTLFTLHGVDLVNHFNIKVSETEPGYPLQISQQDDFMVH; from the exons AtgtctttcttcattcagccacaaCCTAAAGCTGAGAGAATGGTACAGACTACTTATGGCAAAACAGCATGGGGGAAGGCTTTCTTGGATGCTTTAGG GCGAATGGATTCTAACGCTAGGTTGGGGAGAGGGAAAAGTTACGCTAACACTGGCAAAGTTCTGAACATCTCAATAACTGGATCACAG GTTATAGCCAAAGTACAGGGACAGATGCAATATCAAGTGATTGTCTTGTTTAAAGATTTCAGCCAAGATAAAAAAGAGACAGTTTACTCTCTGATAGAACAGAATCCATTGTTATATGGCCATATTATCAATGGTGAACTTCCACATGAACTTATTGGTCTCCTTGAAAAG GCTAAAGTGCATTTATTTCCCCATCGATGGAGTGACATGCAAGCCAGGTGTAGCTGTCCAGATTATGGTAATCCTTGCAAACATATGGCAGCTGTGTATTTCTTGATCACATCTGAAATTGATAAGAATCCCTTCACATTGTTCACTCTACATGGAGTTGATCTGGTGAACCATTTCAATATCAAAGTGTCTGAGACAGAGCCAGGCTATCCACTGCAGATATCACAACAGGATGACTTTATG GTGCATTGA